Proteins encoded within one genomic window of Camelina sativa cultivar DH55 chromosome 19, Cs, whole genome shotgun sequence:
- the LOC109130817 gene encoding salicylate/benzoate carboxyl methyltransferase-like, whose amino-acid sequence MDSRYTGKSENEMNIDDEETRSKYPFVSILSMSGGDGDNSYSSNSLLQRRVLSMTKAILVKNTKEMMTNLGFPKCIKLADLGCSSGQNTFLVISEIVNTINLLCQEWNQNPPEIDCCLNDLPGNDFNTTFTFITFFNDKLTSKIPCFVSGVPGSFYSRLFPRKSLHFIHSNYSNHYLSKVPDGLEKKRVYITSSSPLSEYKAYLNQFQRDFTTFLRMRSEEMVSNGRMVLTLIGRNTLEDPLYRDCCHWLTLLSNSLCDLVFEVRKSLDIHINLLKIILNM is encoded by the exons ATGGATTCAAG GTATACTGGGAAGAGTGAAAATGAAATGAATATCGACGATGAAGAGACAAGAAGTAAATACCCATTTGTGAGTATTTTAAGTATGAGTGGAGGAGATGGAGATAATAGTTACTCCTCCAATTCTCTTCTTCAG agAAGAGTTTTATCAATGACCAAAGCAATCCTGGttaaaaacaccaaagaaaTGATGACAAACTTGGGCTTTCCTAAATGTATTAAACTAGCCGATTTGGGCTGTTCTTCAGGACAAAACACGTTCTTGGTGATATCAGAGATCGTTAACACAATCAATTTGTTATGTCAAGAATGGAACCAAAACCCACCCGAGATAGATTGTTGTCTGAACGATCTCCCTGGTAATGATTTCAACACGACGTTCACGTTCATAACTTTCTTCAACGATAAGCTCACAAGCAAAATACCATGCTTTGTCTCTGGAGTCCCTGGTTCCTTTTACTCAAGGCTTTTCCCACGCAAGAGTCTccatttcattcattcaaattaCAGTAACCATTACCTCTCCAAG GTTCCCGACGgactggagaagaagagagtctaCATAACAAGTTCAAGTCCTCTAAGTGAATACAAGGCTTACTTGAATCAATTCCAAAGAGATTTTACGACGTTTCTGAGGATGCGCTCTGAAGAGATGGTATCTAATGGACGCATGGTTCTCACATTAATCGGTAGAAACACTCTTGAGGATCCACTATATAGAGATTGTTGTCATTGGTTGACATTGTTATCCAATTCTCTGTGCGACCTTGTCTTCGAGGTAAGGAAGTCATTAGATATTCACATTAATTtgttgaaaataattttaaatatgtaa